From a single Desulfomicrobium apsheronum genomic region:
- a CDS encoding ISL3 family transposase, translating to MLAEQIFALGLGLTPPWKVMSQRLDTEHTPTKLHLEIGADRGALYPCPECGTACKAHDFKEYTWRHLNFFQHHCYLTARLPRINCPEHGIRRVQAPWAREGSRFTLLFEQVVMSLVREMPVNAVARHVEVTDKRLWRIVRHDVSKAIAALDLKSLKAIGLDETASKRGHNYITVFIDLDRSDKPVIFATPGKGKDCLTKFCAFIEAHEGRPENIVEVVCDMSPAFLSAVEQEFKSASVTVDWFHVVQLFTKAVDDVRKLEARQTKLPDHTRWAVLKGAEKERTQHQENALLELVEQGFATAKAYRVKELLRWVRRAESKQAAKWRITHFLKHAAEYAANCPLLEPVRSALASFERHLPRILHRWHSLHTNARLEGYNGLFQAARARARGYRNVENFITMVYLIAAPIQVLVTS from the coding sequence ATGCTTGCCGAACAAATATTCGCCTTGGGTCTTGGTCTCACGCCACCTTGGAAAGTTATGAGTCAACGCCTTGATACAGAACATACGCCAACCAAGCTCCATCTGGAGATCGGTGCCGACCGTGGAGCGCTGTATCCGTGCCCTGAGTGCGGGACCGCGTGCAAGGCGCATGACTTCAAGGAGTACACGTGGCGGCATCTCAACTTCTTCCAGCATCATTGCTACCTTACGGCCCGACTCCCGAGAATCAACTGCCCGGAACACGGAATCCGACGAGTGCAAGCACCATGGGCCAGGGAAGGCAGTCGCTTCACTCTGCTTTTTGAGCAGGTGGTCATGAGCCTCGTCCGCGAGATGCCGGTCAACGCCGTGGCCCGCCACGTTGAGGTCACGGACAAGCGCTTGTGGCGCATCGTCCGCCACGATGTGTCCAAAGCCATCGCCGCACTGGACCTGAAGAGCCTCAAGGCAATCGGCCTGGACGAGACCGCATCCAAGCGAGGCCACAACTATATTACCGTCTTCATCGACCTGGACCGATCCGACAAGCCCGTGATCTTTGCGACTCCCGGCAAGGGCAAGGATTGCCTGACGAAGTTCTGCGCGTTCATCGAAGCCCATGAGGGTCGTCCCGAGAACATCGTCGAAGTTGTCTGTGACATGTCGCCGGCGTTCCTCTCCGCAGTCGAACAGGAGTTCAAGTCCGCCTCGGTGACAGTCGACTGGTTCCATGTAGTCCAGCTCTTCACCAAGGCCGTAGATGACGTCAGAAAGCTAGAAGCCAGGCAGACAAAGCTGCCGGACCACACCCGTTGGGCCGTGCTCAAGGGCGCTGAAAAAGAGCGCACGCAGCACCAAGAAAATGCTCTCCTGGAGCTCGTCGAGCAGGGTTTCGCTACCGCTAAGGCCTACCGTGTCAAAGAACTTCTGCGCTGGGTGCGGCGGGCCGAATCAAAGCAGGCCGCCAAGTGGCGCATCACTCATTTTCTCAAGCATGCGGCGGAGTATGCTGCCAACTGCCCGCTCCTGGAGCCTGTGCGGAGCGCACTTGCAAGCTTCGAGAGGCACTTGCCGCGAATACTTCATCGTTGGCACTCCTTGCACACCAATGCGAGGCTTGAAGGCTACAATGGCCTTTTCCAGGCGGCGAGAGCCAGAGCCCGAGGATACCGAAATGTGGAGAACTTCATCACCATGGTCTACCTGATCGCGGCTCCGATTCAGGTCTTGGTGACTTCATGA
- a CDS encoding adenylate kinase, which yields MNILIFGPNGSGKGTQGSLAKKKYDLDHIESGAIFRKHIGGGTELGLKAKAYIDRGELVPDDITIPMVLDVLKNASPNGWLLDGFPRSIVQAQKLWEALQADGVKLDFVIEILLPREVAKNRIMGRRLCKNDNNHPNNIFIDAIKPDGDKCRVCGGELTARADDQDEDAIDKRHNIYYDANTGTLAASYYYKNLSKEFGFKYIELDGEGSIDDIRATLMAQL from the coding sequence TTGAATATTCTGATTTTCGGACCCAATGGCAGTGGCAAGGGAACCCAGGGCTCCCTGGCGAAGAAGAAGTACGATCTGGACCACATCGAGTCCGGCGCGATTTTCCGCAAGCACATCGGCGGCGGCACTGAGCTTGGCCTGAAGGCCAAGGCTTACATCGATCGCGGCGAGCTCGTTCCCGACGACATCACCATCCCCATGGTCCTCGACGTACTCAAGAACGCGAGCCCCAACGGCTGGCTGCTGGACGGCTTTCCCCGCTCCATCGTGCAGGCCCAGAAGCTGTGGGAAGCACTGCAGGCCGACGGCGTAAAGCTGGACTTCGTCATTGAAATCCTCCTGCCCCGCGAAGTAGCCAAGAACCGCATCATGGGTCGTCGCCTCTGCAAGAACGACAACAACCATCCCAACAACATTTTCATCGACGCCATCAAGCCCGACGGCGACAAGTGTCGCGTCTGCGGCGGCGAGCTCACCGCCCGTGCCGACGACCAGGATGAAGACGCCATCGACAAGCGCCACAACATCTACTACGATGCCAACACCGGCACCTTGGCGGCTTCCTATTATTACAAGAACCTGTCCAAGGAATTCGGCTTCAAGTACATTGAACTCGACGGCGAAGGTTCCATCGACGACATCCGCGCCACCCTCATGGCTCAGCTGTAA
- a CDS encoding menaquinone biosynthetic enzyme MqnA/MqnD family protein encodes MTLQIGRIDYLNIWHIFHLLAKTCPEGPDFHYVPDHPSKLNRALAEGELDISPSSSFEYLLHAENYVLLPGASICAQKEVQSVLFLSPAPLEELPGWLARNPGPVCLTGASATSTALLKILWLQKWKLPEPHWMTVEPGHGLSTGRPFLEIGNLALRHFVDPPAGYHIVDLATEWANWTGLPFVFAVWIVRRALSATAREQLARLRLHINAITADLDSHFDALSRLPELPAWLTSPNLFRYWLAMSYGLGPAEQASLALFGERCTKQGLLPGMPGLRWFDA; translated from the coding sequence ATGACACTTCAGATCGGCAGAATCGACTATCTCAACATCTGGCACATTTTCCACCTTCTGGCCAAAACCTGCCCCGAAGGTCCGGACTTTCACTATGTGCCCGATCACCCCAGCAAACTGAACCGGGCCTTGGCCGAGGGCGAACTGGACATCTCGCCGTCCTCTTCTTTCGAATATCTTCTCCACGCCGAAAACTATGTTCTCCTTCCCGGAGCCTCGATCTGCGCCCAGAAGGAAGTCCAGAGCGTCCTCTTTCTCTCTCCGGCTCCCCTGGAAGAACTGCCAGGGTGGCTGGCCCGCAACCCGGGTCCTGTCTGCCTGACCGGGGCATCGGCCACCTCCACCGCCCTTCTGAAAATTCTGTGGCTCCAGAAATGGAAGCTGCCCGAGCCGCATTGGATGACCGTCGAACCCGGACACGGCCTGTCCACCGGACGCCCCTTCCTGGAGATCGGCAACCTCGCCCTGCGCCATTTCGTTGATCCGCCTGCGGGCTACCATATCGTCGATCTGGCCACCGAGTGGGCGAACTGGACCGGACTGCCTTTTGTTTTCGCGGTCTGGATCGTACGCCGGGCGCTGTCCGCCACCGCTCGAGAACAGCTGGCACGCCTTCGCTTGCACATAAACGCCATTACCGCCGATCTGGACAGCCATTTCGATGCCCTGTCCCGCCTGCCCGAGCTTCCGGCCTGGCTGACCAGTCCGAACCTGTTTCGTTACTGGCTCGCCATGAGTTACGGGCTGGGCCCCGCCGAACAGGCCTCCCTGGCCCTCTTTGGCGAGCGCTGCACAAAGCAGGGACTGCTGCCCGGCATGCCGGGGCTACGCTGGTTCGACGCCTGA